Proteins encoded within one genomic window of Macrotis lagotis isolate mMagLag1 chromosome 3, bilby.v1.9.chrom.fasta, whole genome shotgun sequence:
- the CXCL9 gene encoding C-X-C motif chemokine 9: MKITHIAFLWGIIFLTLIGIKAQLDSKAKRCSCISVSGDKIQKKTIKKLEQLPKGPGCSHIELIATMMNGTKTCLDPDSPHVQMLVKFWKKMVLKKKSIKTGNKKQQIKNAKKMKKAKHPPPRKTT, translated from the exons ATGAAAATCACCCATATTGCTTTCCTTTGGGGgatcatcttcctgactctgataggaattaaag CACAACTGGACTCCAAAGCAAAACGCTGTTCCTGCATCAGTGTCAGTGGAGACAAGATCCagaaaaaaaccataaagaaaCTTGAGCAGCTTCCAAAAGGTCCTGGATGTTCACACATTGAGCTCAT TGCGACAATGATGAATGGGACGAAAACCTGTCTGGACCCAGATTCCCCACATGTGCAGATGTTGGTAAAATTCTGGAAGAAAATG gttttaaaaaagaagtcgatcaaaacaggaaataaaaaacaacaaatcaagaatgctaaaaagatgaaaaaagctaAGCATCCTCCTCCAAGGAAAACTACATAA
- the LOC141516047 gene encoding C-X-C motif chemokine 10-like, translated as MNRTMFLLLNTLLALTKAQAPVPHLSTGCHCPQINKSIPNLKSFEKIDVILPNASCSRPEVIGIMKDTKEQVCLNTDTPTMKIVLKAIRRMRS; from the exons ATGAACAGAACTATGTTCCTCCTTCTCAACACCCTGTTAGCTTTGACTAAGGCTCAAG CACCTGTACCACACCTATCTACTGGCTGTCACTGCCCACAAATTAATAAGTCCATCCCCAACCTAAAATCTTTTGAGAAAATTGATGTGATTCTTCCCAATGCTTCATGTTCACGGCCTGAAGTTAT AGGAATAATGAAGGATACCAAGGAACAAGTATGTCTGAATACAGATACCCCAACCATGAAGATTGTATTGAAAGCAATTAGAAGGATGAG gtctTGA